GCAACTCTTAAGAATCCTGGGATCATTCCTTTTACAATAGAGAATCGTTCGGATATCACTTCTAAGAAACTCAATGCCCAGTAAGAGAGCCACCATAACGCCTGTATCAAAAGTAGAAAATACATTCATTCCGATCACCTTTGGCGCGAAGATATGTATTTATTCTGAAAAGCCACGTCTTTGCGTATTTTACGATGTCGCATCCGATAGTCCGGGAAGCATTTTTTTGGTTCTTTTTTGGGGTGACTGCCAAAAAAGAACCCCGAAGCCGAAATCCCGGGCAGACGGGATTTCTCCCGTCCACCTTACCTATTTTGCAATCTTCCCTCGTCCGCATAGCTATAATAGTTATTGCCTGCCACAATCACATGGTCAACCAAACGGATGTCTAATGTTTCAGCGGCTTTTTTAACTGCTTCCGTCAAGCGGTCATCCGCACTGCTGGGCTTGCGTGCTCCTGATGGGTGGTTATGTACCATGATAAAAGATACGGCGTTATAATACAATGCCTGCTTCATGATAACCCGTATATCCACAGGGGCGGTATTTATCCCGCCGCATGAGATACGGACTTTACGGATGAGTTTGGACGAACTGTTCAGCAACAGCACCCACATCTCTTCAGTAGCTATATCGCACAAAACAGGATGCATCATTTTATAAACATTATTGCTGGATAAAAGCGCAGGACTTTCAACTTGCCCTTCTTTCAGCCGTTTATATAGCTCAATCGCCGCATAAGCGACTTTTTTACGGCTGGGTGTTAGTGTTTCCAGTACATCAGACAAGCACAATCCTTCTATTTCCATCTGTTCATACTTATATTCTTCACGTTTCAGTTTCTCACTGTTCGTCAAGGTATAAATCAACTCGCTGTTTTCCATCACCCGATAAACGTCATTCACTTCAAATACGGTTCTCTTCGTTTTCATACTGCCAAAAATTAAAAGATTAATACTCGCAAACATCGCTTGTCGCCCCAACCATAAATTTTTCCTCAACTGATTGGGAACAGTGCATTGAAGAGAAAGCGGGAAAGACGGATCAGAACGGGATTGAACTGGTAAATACTACCTCCCGGAATGGGAGGATGGAGATTTGGCTTTTCAATATCGGGCGTTCCGGCCACGCCTACCTTCGCAATGTTCCTATCAGTTCAGGAAAAAATCATCATACCTCTCTTCCGGCATAGCCGGAGCGTAGAGCGTTAGGGATAGCAGGGAAAAGCCTGGAGGGTAACGAGGACTTGCAACGAATAGCCCGGTCAGAAGGGAACGCCCTGAAAAACTAATTCGGATACAGAAGATGAACAGAACCGCCTTCCAATCATATAAAAAAACGTGAAAATCAACACATACTTCCGAAAAATCTTTTTCCGAAAGTACGTATAGGGCATGTGAAGGGAAAATTTATTTTCCCAGTCATTTCTATGTTATCGCTTTGGGGATATTTAAAGGGGTTAGGAGTTTAGGTCTTTATTATGTATTTTGGTGGATGGTTTTACACAGCCGATACCTTTTATTTAAAAATTTCTCTCTTTTATTTCACTGATATACCGACATATAAAAAAAACAGGGATTACCTATTCCCTTCATTAACGGGTGGACGGTTTTACACAGCTGACAAGTGAAACCGGACGCTTTTACACAACTAAAGCAAAAGGAGTGGACGGTTCTACACAACTAGAAGCAACAAACGGGACACTTCTACACAACTAAAACAGGCAAAGCGGATGACTCCACACATCTAATCACCCCAATAGGGACACTTCTACACAACTAATTCTATAAAAAACCGTGAAACGTGGACGGTTCTACACAGCTGGATCGTCCATGTTCACCGCCCCGTCCGTCTCCGGAGATATGAACTCTTCAGGAGCAGGAGCAACTTCCGTTCCATTGGCACTCTCCAACTCTTCCTGTGCCCATCCTTCCGGAAACCTGCCGAATACAGCCACGAAATCACTGATATATATCTGTTTCTTCTTTTCTACGCTTTCCGGGGAGTTTGCCCATAAAAGGAACTCTTTATACAGTCCGGCATCTTCCTCCACCTCTTTGATCTTCTTC
This window of the Bacteroides zhangwenhongii genome carries:
- a CDS encoding JAB domain-containing protein, which translates into the protein MKTKRTVFEVNDVYRVMENSELIYTLTNSEKLKREEYKYEQMEIEGLCLSDVLETLTPSRKKVAYAAIELYKRLKEGQVESPALLSSNNVYKMMHPVLCDIATEEMWVLLLNSSSKLIRKVRISCGGINTAPVDIRVIMKQALYYNAVSFIMVHNHPSGARKPSSADDRLTEAVKKAAETLDIRLVDHVIVAGNNYYSYADEGRLQNR